The nucleotide window CGACCCGCGCCGCGCATCATTTGAATTCCGTCCAGGCACGCTCGGCGACAGCGGGCAACGCGCCGCGCGCATCGTGGCGCTGGCTGGAAAGGAACAGTCCGGCGGTTTCGGGCAGGGTGAACCGACGTTTGCCCCGTTGCCTGAACTGCGAGGCGATACGGTTCATCTTGATGTCGTCGACCGGTGGGGCAATATGGTTTCGGCTACACCGTCGGGCGGCTGGCTGCAGGCTTCGCCGGCGGTCCCCGGTCTCGGCTTCAACATCACCACGCGCGCGCAGATGTTCTGGATGGAAGAGGGCTTGCCCTCGTCGCTCGGCCCTGGGCGCCGTCCGCGCACGACGCTGTCGCCAACGCTCGTCACCCGCGCAGGCAAACCCTACGCGGCATTCGGCACACCCGGCGGCGATCAGCAGGATCAATGGTCGCTCCAGCTATTTCTCAAACATGTGCACGCCGGCATGAATTTTCAGGCGGCCGCGGATTCGCCGTCGTTCCAGACTGCTCACTTTCCGGGTTCGTTCTACCCGCGCGCGATGCACCTCGGCAAGATGTCCGCCGAGTCCCGTTTTCCGGAAAGCACCATCGCCGAGTTACGCGCGCGTGGGCACGACCTGACCGTGGCCGAACCGTGGGCGTTGGGGCGGGTCTGCGCGGTGGGGATCAGAAACGGTCTGATGCGTGGCGCCGCGACGCCGCGCCAGATGCAGGCCTACGCGGTCGGGCGCTAACGTCGGCATGACGGAGATCATGTCCATTTTTTCAGGGAGAAAGACACCGTGTCTGCCGTAGCCGCTCGTCTTGAAAGACTTCCGTTATCGGGCTTTCATCGGAAACTCCTGCTCATCGGTGGGTTGGGGTATCTGTTCGATGGACTCGATTCATCGTCACTCGCGTTCCTGCTGCCGGTCGTGAGCAAGCTGTGGCACCTGACGAGCGCCGAGACCGGCCTCGTCGCGAGCAGCACCTATATCGGCTACTTCTTCGGGGCTTTCCTGTCTGGCGTATTCGCCGATCTGATCGGCCGTCGCCGCATCATGATGTCGGCGCTGGCGATTTACTGCGTCGCGTCGCTCGCGAGTGCCGCTGCCACTGACTGGCACACGTTCTTCGCGTTGCGCATCGTCGCGGGTTTTGGTTCTGGCGCGGAGACGGTGGTGATCGCGCCATTCCTGGCGGAATTCGTGCCGCGACGTTACCGGGGCATGTTTTGCGGCGCGCTGGTTGGCTTCATGTCGTTCGGTTACCTGAGTTCATCCATCCTCGGCTTCGTCGTGGTGCGAAATTTTGCCGATGGCTGGCGCTACCTGGCCGTGGTGACTTCGTTGCCCGTCGTCATGTTGCTCTGGTGGCGCAGGACGTTGCCCGAGTCGCCGCGATGGCTCGAGAGTCAGGGCCGAACCGATGAAGCGAACCGTATCGTGAGCACGATCGAGTCATGGTTTGCCGCCCGTGGCATTCATGTTCCCCCGGTCAGTTCCGTCGGCATCATGCCCGCATCGGCGCGTGCAAGTGGTAGCGCGTTGCAGAACGTGCTGACGCTGTGGTCGCCGCGACTCGCGCGCACCACGGCAGTAAGCTGGTTGATGTGGTTTTCGGTTGCGTTCGCCTACTACTCGTTCTTCTCCTGGATTCCAAGCCTGCTCCTCAAAGAGGGGCTCACCATGACGAAGAGCTTCGGCTATTCCATCGCGATCTATGGGGCGCAGATTCCGGGGTATTTCTCGGCCGCATGGCTCAATGAACGGATCGGCCGGAAGGCCGTGGTCGCATCGTACATGCTGCTGGGGGGCATCGCGGCGATCGCGCTTGCGTTCTCTCACACGGGAATCGGCATCATGGCCGCGGGCATATGCCTGTCGTTCTTCATGAACGGCGCGTTCGCAGGCGTGTATGCGTACACCCCGGAAGTGTTTCCGACTGCCGTTCGCACGACCGGCACCGGGTCGTCCTCATCGTTTGGCCGCATTGGCTCGGTGAGCGCCCCCATTCTGGTTGGCCTCGTTTATCCCGTGTTCGGGTTCCTTGGCGTGTTCGCCATGACCACGACGGTGCTGCTCATCGGGGCCTGCGTGGTTTTCTTCCTGGGTATCGAGACTCGCAACCGCTCGCTCGAAGACATCGAGGCCGAGGAGCTCGGCCGCGTGCAGGATGTTCGAGGCCCGCTCAATTCCACTGAAATACACGGCTGAATGCCGTGATTTGCTAACTCTTTGATATAGACCATGCAAGGCAACCGGATCGAAACTGCGTCGCCAGCCCGCCACGCGCTGGATATTTCGAATCTTGAGCATCTCGCGAAGGCCATGCGGCTCAAAGGTCAGCCGATGGCGATTTTCCGCGCCGTTCACGAGGTGGCGGCTAGCGCAATCGGCTTCAGCCTGTTCACGATCATGTCCTACGATGCGCAAAACCAGGAGGTGGAGCGCGTCTACACCAACATGCCCGACGTCTACCCGGTTGGTGGGCGCAAGAAGAAACACGGCACCCCGTGGGCCAGACAAATACTGCAGGATCTCAAGCCGTTTCGCGCAGAGACGCCACAAGGCATTCGCGAAGCGTTCGACGATCACACCGTGATGATCGGCATGGGTCTCGGATCGATACTGAACATCCCGATCGCCTACGACGGCGTGTGCATCGGCACGATGAACCTGACGCATCAGGAGAGGTGGTACACGACAGGACATGAAGAGTTGGGATTGCTGATCGGTTCCTTCCTGGCTCCCGCTCTCATTTCGCGCAATACGATATCCGCCAGCAGCTTGACTGCTCTCTGACATGACCACCACCCAACGTGTTGCAACAACGTCACCGGCGAGCCAAACCGCCGGATCGCAAGGCCGCTGGCTGCTGGTTTTCGTTCTCGGCTATCTCGCACTAATGGCCGATGGCGCCGACGTCATGATGTACGGCCTCACGCTAACGCGCATCAAGGACGACTTCGGGCTGAGCAATGTCCAGGCCGGCGCATTGGGCAGCCTGACGTTGTTAGGCATGGCTGTCGGCGGGATTCTCGGCGGCTGGGCGAGCGACCGCATAGGGCGGGTGAGGGTGGTGGTCTGGGCGCTGGCGCTCTTTTCGCTCGGCGCGGGGCTGCTCGGGCTCACGCATAGTTTTCTGGAATTCGCGATTGTCCGTTTCATCAGCTCGTTGGGCATCGGCTGTATGGTGCTGGTCACAACGCTCGTTGCCGAATATGTGCCCACGGAACGGCGCTCCCTGATTCTCGGTGCATTGCAAACCGGTATTTCGGCCGGCTACATCGCCGTCATTGCATTGAGCAGCTGGATTTTGCCGCACTACGGTTGGCGCACGCTGTACTACGTGTCGGCGCTGCCTGTCGTGTTTGCTTTGGCGATCAAGTTCGCGGTCCCCGAGCCGGCCAGCTGGCGGGCAAGTCATGCCGTCGAGCGCACGAGCCCGCGTCGATGGCGCGACAGCCGCTACCACGTGATTTTCAGCAATCGACAGACACGAACCTTGTTCATTCTGTGGACCCTGGCCTCGATTTTCATTCTTTCCGGTTTCTATGGCTTGAACAACTGGTTACCGACTTACCTCGAAAAAGAACTGCATATCAAGTTCAGCGCGCTGACTGGATACATGATCGGCACCTACGTCGTCGCCTTCATCGGCAAGATCTTTGCTGGTTGGCTGGGTGACCGCTGGAGCCGGCGTGGCGTTTATGTCTTCGGCTGCGTGGGCGCCGCGCTTTTTCTGCCGGTGATCATCTTCTGGCATACGCGAGAGAACATTGCTGTCCTCATGCTTTTCTTCGGGTTTCTGTACGGCGTACCGCTGGGCACGATCGGCACTTTCATGTCCGAGAGTTTCGCCACTTCTATTCGCGGCACTGCCGTGGGCGGCTCCTACAACCTGGGCCGCTTCTGCTCGGGCGCGGCGCCTATCGTCATCGGCTTCCTGGCCACGCAGTTCTCCATCGGACTGGGTTTCCTCGTGGTCGGCGCGGTGTTCTTCCTGAGCGGCGTGACCGCGCTGTTCATCCCGGATCGGTTGTACGACACGGAGCGCCCGTCCACGCCGTGAGTCGAAGCAGGCGCGCAACGCGCTTTTTATTTACGCGCGATGCCAGCACCGCCTCAGAACAACTGCTTCTGGCCTGACATCAAGGTTGTGAAATCATCGCGCAACAGCGGCAGGATAGCGTCGGCGACGGGCTGCAATTGCCGCGTCAGATAGTGTTCGTAATCGATTGCGGAGCGTAGCGTTTCCAGCGGCTCGGGTCCGGCAACCGTCATCACATAGCTGATCCAGCCGCCGTTCTGGTATTGCAGCGGGCGCCCTTGCCGCCGATTGAACTCGTCCGCCACACGTGCCGCGCGCACGTGCGGCGGCACGTTGCGCTCGTACTCGCCGAGCGGCCGGCGCAGGCGCTTGCGGTACACGAGCTGATCGTCGAGCTTGCCTGCGAGCGTGTCGCGCACATAGTCGCGCACGTAATCCTGATACGGTTGCTGCGTGAAGATGCGCCGATACAGTTCCTGCTGGAACTGCTGAGCGAGCGGCGTCCAGTCCGTGCGTACCGTTTCGAGTCCCTTGTAGACGATGTCTTCGCTGCCGTCCTGCAAAACGGTGAGGCCGGCATAGCGCTTCTTGCTGCCTTCCTCGGCGCCGCGAATCGTCGGCATGAAGAAGCGCCGATAGTGCCGTTCGAATTGCAATTCGAGCGCGCTGTCGAGCCCGAATCGCGCCTGCAGATTCTGCCGCCACCACGCGTTGATATGCTCGACCAGCGCGCGGCCGATGCGGCTCGCGTCTTCCTCGCTGTGCGCGTGTTTGAGCCACACGAAGGTCGAATCCGTGTCGCCGTAAATGACTTCGTAGCCTTCGCCCTGAATCAGTTCGCGCGTGGCATGCATGATTTCGTGGCCGCGCATGGTGATCGACGACGCGAGACGTGGATCGAAGAAGCGGCAACCGGTCGATCCGAGTACGCCGTAAAAGGCGTTCATGATGATCTTCAAGGCCTGCGAAAGCGGCTTGTTGTTCTCGCGTTTGGCCGTTTCACGGCCTTGCCAGACTTGCCCGACGATTGACGGCAGACAATGCCGCGTGCGCGAGAAGCGCGCGCCGAGAAAGCCCGGCACTGATTGATCGTCGGCGGGATTCAGCATGCCTTCGACGAGGCCGACCGGGTCAATCAGAAAGGTTCGGATGATGGACGGATACAGGCTCTTGTAGTCCAACACGAGCACGGAATCGTAGAGGCCGGGGCGCGAATCCATCACGAAACCGCCGGGGCTCGCGGCGCCGGCCACGTCGCCGAGATTGGGCGCGACGTAGCCGTGCCGATGCATGCGCGGCATGTACAGATGCGTGAACGCCGCCACCGATCCGCCGCTGCGATCCGCCGGCAAACCGGTCACGCTCGCGCGCTCCAACAGGAACGGCAGCAACTCCGTTCTGGCGAAGATGCGCGTGACCAGCTCGCAGTCTTTGAGGTTGTACCGCGCGAGCGCGGGCTTGTCTTCATCGAAGCGGCGTTGGATTTCATCCATGCGCTGATACGGATTGTCGATCGCCTTGCCCTCGCCCAGCACCGTGCGCGAGACATGTTCGAGACTGAACGAAGGAAAACTCCACGTCGCGGAACGCAGCGCCTCGATGCCGTCGATGATCAACCGTCCCGCGGCGCCGGCAAAGAAATGGTTCTGTTTGAGTCCATGCTCGCGCCATTCCATTACCGCGCCGCCACGGCCGAGCCGCAACGGTATGCGATATTGTTCGGCATGCTGCTGCAGCACGCGCAGATCGAACTGCACCAGATTCCAGCCGATGATCGCATCGGGATCGTGCCGCTCCAGCCACACGTTCAGTTTTTCCAGCAACTGCGCGCGGGTTTCACAGTATTCGAGGTCGAAGTCGAGCATGCTCGCGTCGCCGTTGGGCGGCCCCAGCATATATACCTGGCGCTGTCCGCAACCTTCCAGCGCGATGGAATACAACTCGGCGTGAGCGCTGGTTTCGATATCGAGCGAAACCAGCTTCAAGGGCGGGCGATAGCTGGTGGCCGGTTTGAGTTCGCTGTTCAGGAGCGGGCCGCTGTTGCCGTTACTCTGCGTATCGCCGCTGAACCACACCGGTGCTGTGATGAAGCGCTCCATCATGTAGCGCTCGGGCGGAAAGATATCGGCTTCGTACACGTCGACGCCGCCTTGCTTCAGGCGTTTCTCGAAACCCGTCAATTGCCGGTACTGCGGGCAGTAAAGTCCCATGACCGGCCGATGCCGAAAGTCGCACAGATCGAGTGGACGCAGATCGAGCGGCGCCTCGCGGCGCAGGATCGTTTCGGCTCGCTCGCGATGTTCGGCGGGAACGAACGCCACCGATGGCTGAGGGCGCAGGCGGACGTGACGAGGCCCGCCGTCCGTTGCCAGCCAGAAATCGACTTCCGTGCCGGCCGGCGTGTCGCGCCAATGTCGGGTCAAAATGAAACCCTGTTCAAGCTCGGTCAAACTTCCACCTCTAAAACGGGCGTGATCGCCTTGCGGGATTTTACCGCCATGCGCTTCGCGTCGCGACGCGATCCCCGAGTACATCGCTCGGACTCGCTGCGGCAGCCGCATGCGCACAGCCTTCCGGCACGCTGGATGCATCAGCGTCGCGCAGTCTGTATGATCGTGGGGCAGCGATTCCTTTCGGCGCCGGCCATGCACCGGTCAAGTCTACTAAAAGCGGAGTGAACGATATGAGATTGGGCAAACTCGTTGTTGTCGTCGCAGTAGCTGCAACCAGCCTCGGTGCGCAGGCGCAAGTCGCCGGCACGCAACCGCTGAGCGTCACGGTCGAGCAGTCGAATGCGCTGCTGAGCGGCTGGAGTGTGAAGAAGAGCATTCTCGGCAAGTCGGTGTACAACGACCAGAACGAGAAAATCGGCACGGTCCGCGATCTGGTCATCGCGACGGACGGCTCGCTGTCCGCGGCAATCGTCTCCGCGGGCGGTTTTCTGGGCGTGGCGTCGCACGACGTGGCGGTGCCCATCGCAGCGCTGGACATCCGCCAGGGGAATTTCTATCTTGCCGGCGCCACCAAGGCCGCGCTGAAGGCGACGCCCGAGTTCCAGTACAACAAGGTTCAAACGCCGCCGAAGCCTAAAAAGCTGACGGGGCAATAAATGCGGCAAGCCGGCACGGTCGCTGGCTGAGTCGCGGGAAGCGGCTCTGGATTGAAGGCGGTTATAGACAAGCGGCGCTCGCGGCGCGAATCGGTGGGTGGGAGAAACCGTTTCGCGCGTGCGGCGCCGCTTTTGTATTTTCAGCGGATCATGCTGCTGAGTCGAATTCGAATCGAAGCCTTGAATCAGGCCTTTTATTAGGCTTCCAATGCGAGCGCGGCGAATGTACCCAGCCAGTGCTCGCCCATATAGTCGCCAGC belongs to Paraburkholderia sp. FT54 and includes:
- a CDS encoding MFS transporter, with amino-acid sequence MSAVAARLERLPLSGFHRKLLLIGGLGYLFDGLDSSSLAFLLPVVSKLWHLTSAETGLVASSTYIGYFFGAFLSGVFADLIGRRRIMMSALAIYCVASLASAAATDWHTFFALRIVAGFGSGAETVVIAPFLAEFVPRRYRGMFCGALVGFMSFGYLSSSILGFVVVRNFADGWRYLAVVTSLPVVMLLWWRRTLPESPRWLESQGRTDEANRIVSTIESWFAARGIHVPPVSSVGIMPASARASGSALQNVLTLWSPRLARTTAVSWLMWFSVAFAYYSFFSWIPSLLLKEGLTMTKSFGYSIAIYGAQIPGYFSAAWLNERIGRKAVVASYMLLGGIAAIALAFSHTGIGIMAAGICLSFFMNGAFAGVYAYTPEVFPTAVRTTGTGSSSSFGRIGSVSAPILVGLVYPVFGFLGVFAMTTTVLLIGACVVFFLGIETRNRSLEDIEAEELGRVQDVRGPLNSTEIHG
- a CDS encoding GAF domain-containing protein; amino-acid sequence: MQGNRIETASPARHALDISNLEHLAKAMRLKGQPMAIFRAVHEVAASAIGFSLFTIMSYDAQNQEVERVYTNMPDVYPVGGRKKKHGTPWARQILQDLKPFRAETPQGIREAFDDHTVMIGMGLGSILNIPIAYDGVCIGTMNLTHQERWYTTGHEELGLLIGSFLAPALISRNTISASSLTAL
- a CDS encoding MFS transporter, producing MTTTQRVATTSPASQTAGSQGRWLLVFVLGYLALMADGADVMMYGLTLTRIKDDFGLSNVQAGALGSLTLLGMAVGGILGGWASDRIGRVRVVVWALALFSLGAGLLGLTHSFLEFAIVRFISSLGIGCMVLVTTLVAEYVPTERRSLILGALQTGISAGYIAVIALSSWILPHYGWRTLYYVSALPVVFALAIKFAVPEPASWRASHAVERTSPRRWRDSRYHVIFSNRQTRTLFILWTLASIFILSGFYGLNNWLPTYLEKELHIKFSALTGYMIGTYVVAFIGKIFAGWLGDRWSRRGVYVFGCVGAALFLPVIIFWHTRENIAVLMLFFGFLYGVPLGTIGTFMSESFATSIRGTAVGGSYNLGRFCSGAAPIVIGFLATQFSIGLGFLVVGAVFFLSGVTALFIPDRLYDTERPSTP
- a CDS encoding DNA polymerase II produces the protein MTELEQGFILTRHWRDTPAGTEVDFWLATDGGPRHVRLRPQPSVAFVPAEHRERAETILRREAPLDLRPLDLCDFRHRPVMGLYCPQYRQLTGFEKRLKQGGVDVYEADIFPPERYMMERFITAPVWFSGDTQSNGNSGPLLNSELKPATSYRPPLKLVSLDIETSAHAELYSIALEGCGQRQVYMLGPPNGDASMLDFDLEYCETRAQLLEKLNVWLERHDPDAIIGWNLVQFDLRVLQQHAEQYRIPLRLGRGGAVMEWREHGLKQNHFFAGAAGRLIIDGIEALRSATWSFPSFSLEHVSRTVLGEGKAIDNPYQRMDEIQRRFDEDKPALARYNLKDCELVTRIFARTELLPFLLERASVTGLPADRSGGSVAAFTHLYMPRMHRHGYVAPNLGDVAGAASPGGFVMDSRPGLYDSVLVLDYKSLYPSIIRTFLIDPVGLVEGMLNPADDQSVPGFLGARFSRTRHCLPSIVGQVWQGRETAKRENNKPLSQALKIIMNAFYGVLGSTGCRFFDPRLASSITMRGHEIMHATRELIQGEGYEVIYGDTDSTFVWLKHAHSEEDASRIGRALVEHINAWWRQNLQARFGLDSALELQFERHYRRFFMPTIRGAEEGSKKRYAGLTVLQDGSEDIVYKGLETVRTDWTPLAQQFQQELYRRIFTQQPYQDYVRDYVRDTLAGKLDDQLVYRKRLRRPLGEYERNVPPHVRAARVADEFNRRQGRPLQYQNGGWISYVMTVAGPEPLETLRSAIDYEHYLTRQLQPVADAILPLLRDDFTTLMSGQKQLF
- a CDS encoding PRC-barrel domain-containing protein, whose protein sequence is MRLGKLVVVVAVAATSLGAQAQVAGTQPLSVTVEQSNALLSGWSVKKSILGKSVYNDQNEKIGTVRDLVIATDGSLSAAIVSAGGFLGVASHDVAVPIAALDIRQGNFYLAGATKAALKATPEFQYNKVQTPPKPKKLTGQ